Genomic segment of Camelus bactrianus isolate YW-2024 breed Bactrian camel chromosome 33, ASM4877302v1, whole genome shotgun sequence:
GGGACACTGTGTCACCTGTGCAGTAAGAGGATGGATCTCCTgcttcccctccctcaccccaccctgccccagcccagtgCTACCAGGGGACATAAATGATGGCAGCAGCCTGGAGCACCTCCCAGCAGACAGGCTGCATCCTCGCTCCAGGGGCTTCTGCAGCCCTCTGTCCCCAAGTCACTCCTTGGGGAACTTGGCCGGGCCACCTGGCCAAATGCGTGGACTGGGCTCCAACCACATGACATCAGTCTGGCGGGCTCCCCTCTCACtggctccctccccttccctcccaccctgaaACCTGATCCAGCTGAAGCACTGATTGCAGGAAAACTTGGCAGCTTCCCAGCCCTGGTGGCCCCGGCAGTGGGAGGCTGCAGCCTCAGAAGGTGCGGGGAGCAGCCAGCCCAGAGAGGCAGGCTGGTGGGGACATGCGGCTGGCAGAGAGTGAGCTGGCTGGTCCTCAGCAGGGCTCACCCTGAGGGCTACTCAGAGGCACCCCCGCCCGGCGGGAAGCTCGCCATGCTGCTGTGGGTGCCGTGGGCGCTGCTTGCCTTGCTTCTGCCCACGCTCCTGGCGCCGGGAGAAGGTAAGGGGACCGTGGGGAAGCACATGGGACCTGGCCGGCGGCTACGGAGGCTGGGTAGCGGATGCTCAGTTCCTCCAAGAGTTGAGGCAAGGGGGCTTTGGGAGTGGGTGAAGCTGCTGGAGAGTCAGGGATCTTACCACATAGgagcatgagaaaattttaaggCACTGGGGTCCAGCTGGCAAGTTGGAGAGGATGAGCACAGGGGAGAACAGGGCTTGCAGAGAGGGGCTCAGAGCAGCAGCCTGTGATGCGGGAAACGCTTAGACAGGCACCAGAGAGGGGTTCCCCTTCTCTTTGCCCTGCCCCCAGACCCATCAGATGGCAGCTGCAAGGGAACTTGGAGCTCATGTGGTCCACCCTGTCTTGTTATAAGTGGGAATGCTGTGGTCCAGAGAGGCGGAGTAAttcactcaaggtcacacagctcattagCAGTCGCGTGGAGGCCAGAACTAACGTGGTCATCTTTCCTCAACTCCACTGCTTTCATTGCACAAGTTGCCTGGGCCTTCCACTTCTAAGTTCCCTTCCAGGGCTAAACTCCAATAACACCAAACTTCTCTCTGCCTTACCCCACCCATCCTTTCCTGCCTCCCGTGGATACAGGGTGTTTTAGGCACAAAAGGATCTGTTTCCTTCAGCTTCAGACAATGTTCAGTCCCCATTTGGGGAGGTTTTCTTTCCGTCCAGAGCTGAGTTAAAGTTGGGCCTGGGGCACAGTTAGGATATGCTTAACTGGACAGATCTGAACGGCTGTTGGGCACAAGGCTTTCTTCCCCCCCGAGCTGTCGCTTAGGGAAGCTCAGTGCGACAAGGAGGCCGAGGCTGCAAGTTATGATTGTGGTCTAGGGCTTCGCTGTCTGGGGAGAAGCTCTGCCCCTCCCAGCAATGGCCCTTGGCTCTGAGGCCTGCAGGGCCCGGTCTGGCTCTCTCCAAACTGGTAACAGTCCCAGACAATAGGACTGTTGCTGGGCTGTTGCTGGTGTAGTGAAAACACACAGGGACCCGGGTTCAAATCTCACTTCCCTTATTCATAGGACACAGTACTTTCTGAACTTTAGGGGTCTTTGTCTGTATAGTGGGGACTGTCATGAAAGCCACTGCAGTGGGCTTTTCTGAAACTGAAATGAGCCATATGTTCACTGATAATATTCCAAGAGAGACATGCAGTAAACAGCTTcttgtcttcctctctctctgctcttctctgtctttctgaGGGAAGCTGGAAGGTTATCTGGGGCAGgtgggtgaggggcagggccAATTTGCTATTCAGGTTGCACAGGTGATGGACACCATCAAAGAGGCAGCTTTGTTTCGAGAATCCAGGCCTGCTGGCCCCAGGGTCTGTCTCACGCTGCCAGCCCCTGATGGCCTTGCAGCCTGTACCCTGGTCCCCCCGGCGCTCCCCTTCCCCGCCCTCTTTTACCACCATATTTCTGGCATCTTTCAGGAAGCACCCATACTGTTTCCCAGAGGGACGACTGAGGTGCAGGTGAAATTCCCCCAGAGAGGGGCTGGGCCTCGGAGTTGGGTTTTCCCGTCGCTGCTTTGTCCTCGCAGGCCTCCTGCTCTGGGGACAATCTGGCTTCTCCTCGCTTCCTACACACCTCACCCCAGCCCTCTTCCTAACCCCATCAAATTGGCCCGCAGAGGAGGCCTGGCCAACCGTCCCTGGGAGTTTGTGGGAACGTGGAGAGTGGGCGGGAATCTTCTGGGGATGGAATCTGCAGGACGGAGGTGGGGCGTCTGTTCTACTGGAGGCCCACCCCTCCCTCTTTGTCAGTTGCGGGCTGGGGTCAAGAGGATGGCGAGGAGCTGGGCGGGTGCTGAGATCTGACCTTGGCTGCAGCTCACCCTCGACAGCCCACTGGGCTTAGAAACTGTGTGCGTGGGGCTGTGCTTTCTTGCAGACCTCGCACCTCCCAGCGTCACGTCCCAGCGCCAACTTCCCTTTATCTCCCACGGGCGCACCTCCTCTGGGCAGGCAGCTACTCTCAGCCTGTCTCAGTTCTCAGCCTGCTTTAGACCTCACCTGTCTAATGTCACCTGCTCTACCGCCCGGCTGCCCTTCTCATGTAAACGGGCACCTCTGTTCCCCTTTCCAGACAATCCCTTTGGATTTTGGCAGGAATCTCTCTAGACAAATGCTCTAGTGATGAGAATGTCATCCTGTGGGGTGTGTGGGCATCTGGGGAGGGGGGGAATGCTAGGGTCACTTTCCTTTGAACAGCTTTCAAACCAGGGCAGGAGACCTGGGGAAGGCTCAGGCCCCACCGTCCACTTGGAACTGCTCTCCTTCCCAGCCAGGCACGGCGGGGGCCTCCCGGCCCAGAACTCCTCCAGGCCCGCTCTGCTGAGGCTGTCAGATCACCTCCTGGCTGACTACAAGAAGGGCGTGCGGCCGGTGCGGGACTGGAGGAAGCCGACCACCGTGTCCATCGACGTCATCGTCTACGCCATCCTCAATGTGGTGAGCGCTCCGCCCCGCTGCCTGGGTGGGAGACCACGTGAGACCAAGTCGCCCCCCGGCAGCACAGTGGGCATTTAACTGCCCACAATACCTGTGGTCTGGCACGGCTCAGGACAGCTGTCCAAACCAGAAAACTGGGCTCACCTGCGTGGCTGCCTCTCCCACGCCCTACAGCCAGTGGGTCACTCACGGCAGGTGGTCGGTCACACATTGATTCTGCGGTGGGAGCTGCGTGAGGGCTCAGACTGTCCGATCCACTTACGCCCTTGCTGTCTTGCACACATCCCTGGTACATGGCGGGTGTTAACTAAATTGCTGTTGAAGAACGAATGATAAATAAGTCAATTAATCAattactggagtagggtggggtGCACTGCCCAGCAGAGGAGGTCGGACACTGGGCAGAGGTAAACAAGAAGGCAATTGCAGAgatgctgggcactgtgctgggggagggtgggCGGAACGGACCTTCACAGTTTACTACAATGTGGTTGTTTTGGGAAGGGAGATTGGGAGTTGGATGAGGGAGGGAGAGTGATGAATTTTTCACTCTATGTGGTTTTGCACAGCTTGACTTCATACTAAGGCAGGAGACAGACATCTATCTGGATAGAGAGATGTATAAATGTACAGACGTGTATCTCCATGATATTGTCACGTATGTCTTCTATCATCTTCtgttattatattatatatgtatatgcaaaaTATACACAACATAATAGGAGGTaataggagatatatatatatatatatataaacatatgagGTTGAAAAAAAGTTGAACTTCTTTCTAGGTGTGTCCTATTAAAGACCAAGTTTTCCTGGTTGGTGTCTTTTCCCCGCCCCATTTCATCAGTCTTACTTCCCAAGGAAACAGGGACACTGAGCAGCAGCTCCTGTTGGGGTTGGTGTGTGCAAGGTGGGCCCCCAGCCCACAGGGCCACCTGTGCTGAGCACCCTTTCCTTCCTCAGGATGAGAAGAATCAGGTACTGACCACCTACATCTGGTACCGGCAGGTGAGCcgaccagcccctcccccacccgcgTTTCCTGGGACCGGACTTACCCTTCCTGGAAAGACTCCATCTCAGAGGAGTCAGGACGGGATGGGACTGGACTCTAGGAGGCcttgtggaggggaggggatgggatgggaagggaagggagagggggagggatggggaggggaggaaagggaaggggggaggggaggggagagagaggggaggggaggggatggaggggggagggggaggagaggaagggagaggtgtggggaggggagaggggccaggCATACTCATGAGACCCAGGATCTCCTGAGTCTGGACTCCTCTAATCTCAGGGGACGGAAGGAAGCTTCAAGATTAGCAGAAGGGAAATCCTCCAAACCCTGCTGGCTTCTGAGGTTTTTCACAGCACCTCAAGCAAGTGCTTGCCCCACCTCTGTTGATTAAACACCTCAGTGCCCCAGAGCTCAGAAGGCATCTGCTGGCTTTCAAACGGCTCTAATTGCTAGAAAGTTCTTCCTTCTGTGAAGTCAAATTGGACGACTACCAAATTGGGTGATTGAAACAGGATGAGTCCATCCACCTAGCCTTCCCCTCCTCTGCCGTTTCCCTCCTCTGCCAGCTTCTGAGGGGCATCGCTCAGGGACCCGGGTGTGGATGACTCTAAGGTCCTGGCGGCATTTCTGGTTGGAgctggcaggggagggcaggccaGCAGCGGGGGCTGCGGTCCCCAGCTGGTCCTGCTCCGGCAGCCCCTGAGGCTGTGGGGAAGACGGCAGAGCAGGAGGGGACACCAAAGTGGCTGAAGGGAGGGCGGCAGGAGGCGGGGGACAGCTCCTAGAAGTCACACCTGAAGGGGGCTTTGGGGACACACCTGGCAGATGTGGGTCTCTGTTAAATCCCTTCCCCTACTCACAGCGACATCCACCTTCACCACCAGCTCATGGGACAGGGAGTGGTGTGGAGGAAGAAGCCAGAATGCTGATTCCTCATGTACTGCTCCCTCTCGGCCTTGGAGAGATCGCTTTATACAGAGCACACCTGCCTGAAGCTGGGGACCCAAGAAAGCACAGGCAGCCTGGGGCCCCTTTCCCGAGACATCCGGCCTCAGTCCCACCTCTGGACCTGTAGGATCACTTGTCTGTCCCAGCAGTGAGGCCAGTCGGCTGTGTACCAGCAGCTGTGCTAAGGGACCAGAATTAGAGACACAAACTAGACTCAGGCCCTGCCCACAATGAGCTCACAGACTAGTGGAGGCCACCAACACAAGAGCCACAATTCAAAGCAGCAAGACAACTGTTCCAATGCAGCAAAGTAAGGTACCAGCCGCTGGGGGAGTACAGAGGAGGCACAAAACCCAGCCTGGGGAGTGGGGTCATAGAAGGATCctggagaaggaaacagacaaatgCCTTGGCTAAGTCTGGAAGGATGAGAAACATTCATCTCGATAGAGAAGACAGGATtgcaggatggggagggagcagggtaTGCAACGATGTGGAGGTTTCCACAATGTTTAATTCCATGTGGCTGGAGGGTAGATTGCACGGAGAGCTCGGCAAGAAAAATGAGGCTAGAGAGACAGGTGCAGGTCAGAATATGTAGGCCTTTCTTGCCCGTGAGGTTTAATGTTATCCTAATGGCAACAGGGCAccactgaagaattttaagcaagGGAGTGACACTATCAAATTTACATTTTAGATCAGTCATGCTGGCAGGATAGTGCAGGAAGCATTGATCAAAATTTAGCAATAACCATCTCTACCCTGTGAGGTGCATGCTACATTTGCATATGTGCAGATCAAGACCCAAGAAGCTATTTGTCTAAGATCCCTCAGTTGGTGGCTAGAGGATTTATAACATTTAGAAAAGACTGAATACCTTCCCGGGGAGAGGCTGCGTCTGTTTGTGTCATGTTCGAACACGGATGTGTGAGTACAGAGGCTGGGGGACTACTGAGTGGTCTGGGCACCACTGACACCAAGATTCTCCCCAGAAGACACCACCTGTTGCATGGGGTTCCGAGCGGTGAAGTTGGCCTGAGTTGCGGACCATACCGCCCAAGATGTAAGGGGTTGCCCGTGACTGTACCTTCTCCTCCCCTAGTTCTGGGCTGATGAGTTTCTCCAGTGGAACCCTGAGGACTTTGACAACATCACCAAGTTGTCCATCCCCACGGACAGCATCTGGGTCCCGGACATTCTCATCAATGAGTTGTGAGTGCTGCCATCAGATGGCCAGGCAgcagggcggggggtggggggtgggggggggaggcgcgggggctggggaaaggagggggcggGAGACAAGATCCCAGCTGTTGCGTTTGAGATGCCCCACCAGACCTGCAGAACTGTAGGTAAAGTTGGCTTGGGCCCAAATTCccctttgtcttttttgttcctcttttccttttctttaaaaaacaaacaaacaaacagacaaactcCTCTTTTTCTATGTCTGATGTTGGAACTTTGTACTTCTTGGCCCAAGGGCCCTCTTCCCCATGAAAAGGAGGCCAGTGAATGAATCCACACTGACTTATAAGAGTCTAATGAGGGGCAGCTGTGTTTTAAAAGGAGCAGGACTATTACTGAAAGGAATGAAGTACCAGCGGTGGTTACCGCTCCTGGTCATAGAGGAGATTTGGGGCCTGGAGACACTCAGACTTTCAAGTCACACAGGTGCCTGACAGGCCACAGATTGCACCCCTGATATAAAATGGGTCCCACCAGCCTTTTTTCCCAATAGCCAAACACTGTCTCATTTGGCTTTGACCAACTTCCCTTTTCCCCATCCTTCAGGCGCCACTGCCTGGGCTCCTGAATCCGAGGGCTGGGAAGATGGCTGGGCAGGCAGGTTGAAGGGGAAGGTGGCGGGGGCCAGTTGCCCTCCACCCAGTACCCACTGCATCGCCCATCTTCAGGGGGTGTCCCTCGCATCATTATTCGGGGAGACAGCTGACCCAGAGCCCCACGCCCTGCATTGCTTGGGCTAGAGGGATTGGGGAGCCCCagtttcctgggtctccagcttaaACAGTGAAGTAGCCTTCGTCTTGACTTCTCAAGGTTCTGCTTTCCCACCAAGCCTATCTGTACCAGGCTGGCAACCCTGGGGGCTGAGCTTTGCCCAGCCCGGGGTCAGGGGTGGTACATGGGGACAGCTGGGCAATCTCCTTACAGCCCGTGGCTTTGGGGTCTGAGGGCACCTAGTCTGCCTTCGTGGCTAGGCTGCCAGGGGAATAAAGGAGAAATGACCTTTACTATTTGGAAAGTGGCCTTGGCTGTGGCAGGTCAGGAGGTAGATAAGAAGCTTGGGAAAACGAAGACCAGACTAAACTGCCAGGCTGCCCTGCTGCCTGGAACCCCCTGCATTTCTTTCCCTGCTGAGCTGCTCAGAGACCTTCAGGTTCCCAGGGCTTGACCTGCTTCTTGAGCCCGCCCCACACCGACCCCTCTTCCCTGGCCAGCGTGGACGTGGGGAAGTCTCCATATATCCCATACGTGTACGTCCGGCATGACGGGGAGGTCCAGAACTACAAGCCCCTCCAGGTGGTGACCGCCTGTAGCCTCGACATCTACAACTTCCCCTTCGACGTCCAGAACTGCTCACTGACCTTCACCAGCTGGCTGCACACCAGTGAGTCTGCGGGCTCCGGGAGGCGGAGCACGGGTGGGGGGCCCCCAGGACGCCTGCGGGAGGAGCACACCCTAGGATGCGGTCTCCCGCACCCAGCTTGCTCGCCACTTATTTGTCACTGTtactgggcctctgtttcctcatcctcCAAACGGCACTGGTACTGTTGCCCTTCCCGCCCCCCTCAGCTGTCATAAGGATTGAATGTGCCGGTGTGAACTGATGGCAGGATGCGCAATCAGGGACAGTTCTTCCCCAACATCACAGATGGGGGCTGGCGTGAAATGTCTTTTAAATCCACTCACTTCTCCACTGACAGCCCCTCCCCTCAATGCAAACCACCCTCATCTCCTGCCCACGTTGCTGCGAAAGCCACTCCGCTGGTCCCCCTCCAATTCATGCTCCTCACAGTGGCCTGGGAGATcttataaaatgcaaatctgatcatgtcactctgcttaaaaccctcaATGGCTTCCCAGCACCCCTGAGACACAATCCAAATCTCTTACCTGGCCGACAGGCCCCTGCAAAGTCTGGCCCTGCCCACAGCCACCACTCCAGCTTCACCTGGCATGCGCTTCCCAGcccacctgccttcctccctggACCCCAATGCTCCTCGTTCCTTCTGTTATACACTTGCAGCTTCCCCTTGTAAGCCAccttgccccctcctcctccctcccagctcctgtgcttagcatgcacagggtactgggttcaatccccagcacctccattaaaaaaaaaaaagttaaagacagGCAGCTCTCTGAAGGCAGAGGTGAGGAATGCTGACTCTCGCTCACCTCCTAAATGAGAAAGTCCAACAGGAAACCTAGAAATGTGCTTGAAGGGGTGTGGGTGTCTGTAtgagagacaaagagacagacagatacagagagaggagagagtttccGAATAAAAGGTTTGTCTGGTTCTCTGCATTTTGCTGTGTTTCCGTCCGAGCCTTCATCTCCCTCACCACAGCCCCGCTCACAGGTAGGTACAGGGTTGCACTATCACCTCATCTTATAgcagaggaagctgaggctgaaggtTAAGGGCTGAGACTTGAGCCATGCCACGTGGGTGCGGCCCCACCATCACAGGGTCTGGCACACTCCCGGCCGAGACGCCAAAGCTGCTTGATTTCTCCCGTCTCAGTCCAGGACATCAATATCTCCCTGTTGCGGCTGCCGGAAACCGTGAAGTCGGACAGGAGCGTCTTCATGAACCAGGGCGAGTGGGAGCTGCTGGGGGTGCTGACCCAGTTTCAGGAGTTCAGCATAGAAAGCAGCCACCATTACGCGGAAATGAAGTTCTAtgtgagtggggtgggggtgggggcggatgTGGGTAAAACGATGCAGAAAGTCACACCCAGATAGACTTAAGGAGGCATATTGGAGGCACCTCCGTGGCCCTTTTCTCAACTCCAGGGTCACACTCATCCCTCAGAACCTCAATGAAGTAGATGGAGAAATACAACTGAATTGCCCCTTACTTACCCTGAACAGCCCCGAGCCTGGATCCAGAGGCAGAATGTAGGGTCTTTTCAGCTCCTTCTCTGAGCAATCCAGGCTGAAATCTCCATGAAGCAGGGGGTCTGGGATGGGGTTCAGGTCCCCAGGCTTCCCCGagctcctccctccatcccaggtGGTCATCCGCCGGCGGCCCCTATTCTATGCGGTCAGCCTGCTGCTGCCCAGTATCTTCCTCATGGTCATGGACATCGTGGGCTTCTACCTGCCCCCGGACAGCGGTGAGAGGGTCTCCTTCAAGATCACTCTTCTCCTGGGCTACTCGGTCTTCCTAATCATTGTGTCCGACACGCTGCCGGCCACGGCCATCGGCACACCCCTCATCGGTAAGACCCTCTCTTGGGGAAGAGCTCGGTGTGGCCGAGGAACTGGCCCTCCCCTACCTCTACCTCCCGTGTGtgtcccccactcccaccccgctCCGGGGTGCACAGGTGTCTACTTCATCGTGTGCATGGCTCTCCTGGTGATCAGCTTGGCCGAGACCATCCTCATCGTGCGCCTTGTGCACAAGCAAGACCTGCAGCGGCCAGTGCCCGCCTGGCTTCGGCACCTGGTTCTGGAGAGGATCGCCCTGCTCCTTTGCCTAGGGGAGCAGTCAGCTTCCCGGAGGCCCCCAGCCACCTCCCAAGCCGCCAAGATGGATGACTGCTCAGGTGAGAGTGTGAATAGGAGAGTCCCCCTCTGGCCTGGAGGCAGGGACATGGTGGGGAGTCTCCAGAGGGCGTGCCAGGCCAGAGGTCCTGGGCCGGGCCTGGGAACTGGGTACCGGCCTGCACACAGTGCCCACGGCAGACTTCAGCCAAAGGCATCAATCAGCCCTTTCCTCAGCTTTGCATCCGCTCATCAGCCCAGATGCGGACAGAGAGGAGTTAGGCATCTCAGAGCTAAGCATGTTAGGAGCTGAAACCTCTGGGCTCGGAGTGGCCTTTCCTGAGACGGACCCCAAGGTAGATCAAATGGATGCCCTCAGGCAGTTAATAGGACAACTATGCCCACCCAGTTCTTTACTGCAGCCGGGTTCCTATCACTCTCTCCTTGGAATCAGCCAAAGACAGGGTCCTTTTGAATTTCAAACACCTATGAAGCAGAGAGGGCACAGAGGGACACTAAATTCCTCATGCCCCTGCGGAATCTATCAGCATTGTTAGTTTGCTGGTTTACTTCTTGATCACTTTACCTGGTGAAAAATGTGCATTATCACAGGTGATCCTCATGGCAACCCAACAGGATCCCCATTCTCATTTTTCAAACGAGCAAACAGAGGCAGAGGCCAAACCGCTTGCCCTACTTCATGGAGCCAGGACCTAGTGAAACCATGACTTGAACCCAGGCCCATCTGACTCTAAGCTGGTGTTTTAAACCCGCCACCTTACTCCATTCCTCTGTGTTCTCCTCCTGGCTGGGGCCAGGCCTTTTACAGAAGACTTTTGGTTGACCTAAGACCACCTCATCATGAGCTAATGAGCTCATATGCCAGCCTAATACCCAATCCCACTGCGCACTTGGTGAAGGTAGTGATCCCAAGGTGTGTTTTCTGGTCCAGAAGGTCTCGCAGTCACGCAGGGGAGGCAGTGAGGTTAATATGATGTAGTGGACAGAGCAGTGGATTTGGAATCTGATACTGGGCTTTGGTGGCCTCACCATTAGCTTTGTCACCCCAGGttagtcacttaacttctctgagctttagcATCTTCATATGAAGAGTGTGGATAGTAACCACTCTTACTCTGCCTCTCTGTGGGGCCACTGGGAGGctcaaatgaaataatggataTCAAATTGCTGGAGCAAGCTCATGGGTTAAAAAAAACTCATGGGAAGGGTAAACATCAAATTCATGGTCTTGGTGATGTGGGGAGGGGTCTACAGGGACCTTCAACCGTATGGGCTTTCTTTATATGCTTAAGTTGAGTCAAACACGTTAAGTTATTCTCTGTACTCTTTAGGCCTAAAATTGCATGTAATAAACATTCCTGAGGCCACAGAAACATAAGGGCCAGTGTTCAGGCAATCGTGCTGGGCCTCCCTCCTTTGCCAACACTCTGCCTTTCTTCTAGACATGGGAAACCACTGCAGCCATTTGGCGGGACCCCAGGACTTGGAGAAGACcccgaggggcagaggcagccctcccccaccacctcgGGAGGCCTCCCTGGCGATGCGCGGGCTGCTGCAGGAGCTGACCTCCATCCGGCACTTCCTGGAGAAGCGGGACGAGAGCCGAGAGGTGGCCAGGGACTGGCTGCGCGTGGGCTCCCTGCTGGACAGGCTGCTCTTCCGCATCTACCTGCTGGCAGTGCTGGCCTACAGTGTCACCCTGGTCACACTCTGGTCCATCTGGCAGTACTCCTGAGTGGGCACAGCCCAGCAGGGGGTGGGTAACGGCACTGGTTAGGATGGGGATGGGGGACTTTCAGGGCTCAGGGGATGCCAGGGACCTTCTCAAGACACATACACAGTTCCCCAGCTGTTTCCCTTGCCAGTTCATCTCAGCAATCCCAAACCAGGGCCTTAACTTTTCCCTAAAACCTTGGTCCTTACATCCTCCTCCACTCCCCTACTTGCCCATTATGACTTTAAAACATGCTGTCTTAGATCAAGAGCAACCCAAGCATGCCCTGACTTCACTACCTAAGCaatcaagcctcagtttccccattggcGCTTCCCTGAATAAGTCACTCGGGAATTCTGCTTACTCCCTCAGCCTTGTTTTAGATGGAGGGTAAACCAGCTCTCTACTGCACGGGCCTGATAACTCTGGATTGGGTTTATCCATCGTTAACGTCTCCCTGTTCACTTCACCTGTGGCTACTTCCCTGAACACAATTTAGataggggcaggaggagggggggggggttgggtaATAAAAAGCGATGAAGCCCTAAACTCTCTTCTTGACCATTTATTTGTCTGCAGTTGGGTGGGTGGAAGATGAGGTTTGAAGTTACTGGTGAAAATGAGGTTGGAGAATTATCTGTGGTTTCAGGTGTTTGGTGATTTCCTCCCCAAGGAGTTCAGAGGTGACCAAACGGTGGCTCTTCTGAAGAACGGGAGGTGGGATTTGAGGTGTGAGGGTCAGGACCATGAACACTTAGCAGTGGGGAGGTGGTGAGGAGGAGGCTTAGCTCTGTGACCCTTGGAAAGATGCTGGAAGGGCGTACACAGACCTGTTACCATTCTGGGCTCCCAGTCTCTTGGTGAAGCTGGCAGTCAGCGAGGACATCAGTACCACGGCCAGCACCAGTTGGTTTGGTGTTTGAAAGCAGAGAACGCCAAGTCTTCAGTTTGTCTCCTTTGGGAACTCTCAGCAGCCGGCCCCTGGCACATCTACCAGAAAGCAGGACCACGAGGGAAGCAAAGTCTGGAGCATCGATCTTACTTTTCTTATCTGGGCCCCTCTTCCACTCAGCAGGCTTTAAGACATGCTAAGGAGCATAGCAACTCTACCGCTCCACCCACCTAACAAGCGCTCAGAGGAAAGGAACGCCAGAAACCACCGAGAATGGTGCTCAGCGTCCACCATGTTTGCCTGAGGCTTTCCCCGGTTCTCCTGTGCTCACTCCAGCCTTATCCCTCTCCCTGTCCTGTGCTGCCTGTCTCTCAGGGACTGGAGTCTGCCAGGCTAAAAGAAaaggaccccaccccaccccaccccacccctgaatATCTGGGATGAGTTGTTTCAGGCTGGCTAATTGTAAGGGGTTCAGTATGGAACACCTGAACCTAGACCTTCCCTTGACCCCAAACTCTGCAGCTCTAGTTTGTAGACCATCAGAGGCCAGATGGAGGGCAGAACCTTGGGCC
This window contains:
- the HTR3A gene encoding 5-hydroxytryptamine receptor 3A isoform X2, which gives rise to MLLWVPWALLALLLPTLLAPGEARHGGGLPAQNSSRPALLRLSDHLLADYKKGVRPVRDWRKPTTVSIDVIVYAILNVDEKNQVLTTYIWYRQFWADEFLQWNPEDFDNITKLSIPTDSIWVPDILINEFVDVGKSPYIPYVYVRHDGEVQNYKPLQVVTACSLDIYNFPFDVQNCSLTFTSWLHTIQDINISLLRLPETVKSDRSVFMNQGEWELLGVLTQFQEFSIESSHHYAEMKFYVVIRRRPLFYAVSLLLPSIFLMVMDIVGFYLPPDSGERVSFKITLLLGYSVFLIIVSDTLPATAIGTPLIGVYFIVCMALLVISLAETILIVRLVHKQDLQRPVPAWLRHLVLERIALLLCLGEQSASRRPPATSQAAKMDDCSDMGNHCSHLAGPQDLEKTPRGRGSPPPPPREASLAMRGLLQELTSIRHFLEKRDESREVARDWLRVGSLLDRLLFRIYLLAVLAYSVTLVTLWSIWQYS
- the HTR3A gene encoding 5-hydroxytryptamine receptor 3A isoform X1; its protein translation is MLLWVPWALLALLLPTLLAPGEARHGGGLPAQNSSRPALLRLSDHLLADYKKGVRPVRDWRKPTTVSIDVIVYAILNVDEKNQVLTTYIWYRQFWADEFLQWNPEDFDNITKLSIPTDSIWVPDILINEFVDVGKSPYIPYVYVRHDGEVQNYKPLQVVTACSLDIYNFPFDVQNCSLTFTSWLHTIQDINISLLRLPETVKSDRSVFMNQGEWELLGVLTQFQEFSIESSHHYAEMKFYVVIRRRPLFYAVSLLLPSIFLMVMDIVGFYLPPDSGERVSFKITLLLGYSVFLIIVSDTLPATAIGTPLIGKTLSWGRARCGRGTGPPLPLPPVCVPHSHPAPGCTGVYFIVCMALLVISLAETILIVRLVHKQDLQRPVPAWLRHLVLERIALLLCLGEQSASRRPPATSQAAKMDDCSDMGNHCSHLAGPQDLEKTPRGRGSPPPPPREASLAMRGLLQELTSIRHFLEKRDESREVARDWLRVGSLLDRLLFRIYLLAVLAYSVTLVTLWSIWQYS